In Campylobacter vulpis, a genomic segment contains:
- a CDS encoding RNA pyrophosphohydrolase, translated as MQKSKKYRPNVAAIVLSPAYPFECRLFVGKRSDMEDIWQFPQGGIDEGESAKEALFRELKEEIGTKDIELIAEYPKWLSYDFPSKVASKMYPYDGQIQKYFLVRLKPNAKIDLNTKHPEFDDYRFVSKKELFELVNHFKKGIYVRVIKYFEEKGYI; from the coding sequence GTGCAAAAATCTAAAAAATATCGTCCTAATGTCGCTGCAATTGTCCTTTCTCCTGCTTATCCTTTTGAGTGTAGGCTTTTTGTGGGAAAAAGAAGTGATATGGAGGATATTTGGCAATTTCCACAAGGTGGCATTGATGAGGGGGAGAGCGCAAAAGAAGCTTTGTTTAGGGAGCTTAAAGAAGAAATAGGCACGAAAGATATTGAGCTTATAGCAGAGTATCCTAAGTGGCTAAGTTATGACTTTCCTAGTAAGGTCGCTTCTAAGATGTATCCTTATGATGGGCAAATTCAAAAATATTTTTTGGTGCGTTTAAAGCCAAATGCTAAGATTGATTTAAATACCAAGCACCCTGAATTTGATGATTATCGTTTTGTAAGTAAAAAGGAACTTTTTGAGCTAGTAAATCATTTTAAAAAAGGGATTTATGTGAGGGTGATTAAATATTTTGAGGAGAAAGGTTATATCTAA